CAGCTCACCGTCAGCTTCCAGCGTGACGAACCCCGGTAACCCGTTGACGAATCCTGCACGCACGAGCGTCGACGCATGCGTGGCGAACAACTCGGCCAGGTACGCGTGCACCTTCATCACGTGCTCGAAACCGAATACCGGCTTGCCTGCGGCCGTGCGCTTGCCGCCGCCGTCCGCATGCAGGCTCACGTCCTCGGCGAGCATCGCGCCGAGCGCGCGCATGTCGCCGCTGCGCGATGCCGCGAAGAACGCCTCCGCCAGCTCGATCCCGCGCTGCTTCTCGACATGAAACCGCGGCCGCGCCTCGCGCACATGCGTGCGTGCGCGAGCGGCGAGTTGGCGGCATGCGGCTGGGTCGCGCTGAATGGTCGTCGCGATCTCGTCGAACTCGAGGCCGAACACGTCGTGCAGCAGGAACGCCGCGCGTTCGAGCGGCGACAGCCGTTCGAGCGCGAGCATCAGCGGCAGCGTGACGTCCTCCTGTTCATCTTCCTCGACGACCGGCTCGGGCAGCCACGGGCCGATATACGTCTCGCGCTGGTGCCGCGCGGACTTCAGCTGATCAAGGCACATGCGCATCACCATGCGGCGCAGGAACGCCTCGGGCACGCGCACCTCCGTGCGATCGACGTT
This window of the Burkholderia cepacia GG4 genome carries:
- a CDS encoding sigma-70 family RNA polymerase sigma factor, which gives rise to MTRLDPAAGSAEHQADAAASFDPLRRTLIRVAYRMLGSVADAEDMVQEAFIRWMNVDRTEVRVPEAFLRRMVMRMCLDQLKSARHQRETYIGPWLPEPVVEEDEQEDVTLPLMLALERLSPLERAAFLLHDVFGLEFDEIATTIQRDPAACRQLAARARTHVREARPRFHVEKQRGIELAEAFFAASRSGDMRALGAMLAEDVSLHADGGGKRTAAGKPVFGFEHVMKVHAYLAELFATHASTLVRAGFVNGLPGFVTLEADGELQTTALEIDDGKIVAIYVVRNPDKLKHLH